The following are encoded together in the Janthinobacterium sp. Marseille genome:
- a CDS encoding recombinase family protein, producing MEYDEPSDVGGEQPSLLRAVEYVRMSTEHQQYSTENQADKIREYAAHRGIEIVRTYTDAGKSGLRIDGRTSLQQLIKDVESGTADFTIILVYDVSRWGRFQDADESAYYEYRCRRAGIQVAYCAEQFENDGSPVSTIVKGVKRAMAGEYSRELSAKVFAGQCRLIELGYRQGGPAGYGLRRVLIDQNGSIKTELRRGEHKSLQTDRVILMPGPEEEIRIVSQIYRWFIDDGLVESEIAVRLNGMNMLTDLDRAWTRATVHQVLINEKYVGNNVYNRISFKLKKLRVINTPDMWIKKDGAFEPIVPPDIFYTAQGIIRARTRRYTNEELVDRLRSLYKKRGLLSGLIINETDGMPSSSVYAFRFGSLVKAYQMVGFTPDRDYRYLEVNRFLRSLHPGIVAQTEQQIAELGGLVVRDPGTDILWVNGEFNVSLVLARCQTHDSGRHHWKIRLDTSLLPDITVAVRLDHDNQSALDYYLLPRLDFGQPRLSLAEQNAVELESYRFDTLDYLFGMAERTRLRRVA from the coding sequence ATGGAATATGACGAACCAAGCGATGTTGGGGGAGAGCAGCCATCCCTGCTTAGGGCGGTCGAGTATGTTCGGATGTCGACCGAACACCAGCAATACTCCACCGAAAACCAAGCGGACAAGATCCGCGAATATGCGGCCCACCGCGGCATTGAGATTGTTCGCACCTACACCGACGCCGGCAAAAGTGGTCTGCGCATTGATGGCCGCACGTCGTTGCAGCAACTGATCAAGGACGTTGAAAGCGGCACGGCGGATTTCACGATCATCTTGGTCTATGACGTCAGCCGGTGGGGACGCTTCCAGGATGCTGATGAGAGCGCGTATTACGAATACCGATGCCGACGCGCCGGTATTCAGGTTGCTTATTGCGCCGAGCAATTCGAGAACGATGGGTCCCCGGTATCGACCATCGTTAAGGGCGTCAAACGGGCGATGGCTGGCGAGTACAGCCGGGAACTATCCGCCAAGGTTTTCGCCGGTCAGTGTCGGCTGATCGAACTCGGCTACCGGCAAGGTGGTCCGGCCGGCTACGGTCTGCGCCGGGTATTGATTGACCAGAACGGCTCCATCAAAACCGAACTGCGCCGCGGCGAGCACAAGAGTCTGCAGACTGATCGCGTGATTCTGATGCCTGGCCCGGAGGAAGAAATCCGCATCGTGAGCCAGATCTACCGCTGGTTTATTGATGACGGATTGGTGGAGTCAGAAATAGCCGTGCGCTTGAACGGGATGAACATGCTGACTGATCTGGATCGGGCATGGACCCGTGCCACTGTGCATCAGGTATTGATCAATGAGAAGTACGTCGGCAATAACGTCTACAACCGCATCTCCTTCAAACTCAAAAAACTGCGAGTAATCAACACGCCCGATATGTGGATCAAAAAGGACGGTGCCTTCGAGCCCATCGTGCCGCCCGACATCTTTTACACGGCGCAGGGAATCATCCGCGCCCGGACCAGGCGTTACACCAATGAGGAACTGGTCGACCGACTTCGATCCCTCTACAAAAAACGTGGCCTCCTCTCCGGCCTGATCATTAACGAAACGGATGGGATGCCCTCTTCGTCGGTGTACGCCTTCCGCTTTGGTAGCTTGGTCAAAGCCTATCAAATGGTCGGCTTCACTCCGGACCGGGACTATCGTTATCTGGAAGTGAATCGTTTCTTGCGCAGCCTGCACCCGGGCATCGTGGCACAGACCGAACAACAAATCGCCGAATTGGGAGGGTTGGTTGTGCGCGATCCGGGGACCGACATATTGTGGGTGAATGGCGAATTCAACGTTTCCCTGGTGCTCGCGCGTTGCCAAACTCACGACTCTGGCCGGCACCACTGGAAAATCAGACTCGACACCAGCCTCTTGCCCGACATCACCGTGGCCGTGCGGCTCGACCATGACAACCAAAGCGCTCTCGATTACTACCTTTTGCCGCGACTGGATTTTGGGCAGCCGCGCCTCAGCCTGGCAGAGCAGAACGCCGTTGAACTGGAAAGCTATCGCTTTGACACCCTCGATTACCTCTTCGGAATGGCAGAACGCACTCGGCTAAGGAGAGTGGCATGA
- a CDS encoding multiubiquitin domain-containing protein, whose amino-acid sequence MSIEVDANEAKHTKAHEIFVNGKPREFEGKTISYDEVVRLAFPEGPFDIIYTVAYANLHGHDGTLAPGQDTKVREGMEFRVRKTNRS is encoded by the coding sequence ATGAGCATCGAAGTCGACGCCAACGAAGCAAAACACACCAAAGCCCACGAAATTTTCGTCAACGGCAAGCCCCGCGAGTTCGAGGGGAAGACAATCTCCTACGACGAAGTCGTACGTTTGGCATTCCCTGAGGGGCCCTTTGACATCATCTACACCGTGGCGTATGCCAACCTGCATGGGCACGACGGCACGCTAGCGCCAGGTCAAGATACCAAGGTACGTGAAGGGATGGAATTCCGTGTCCGCAAAACCAACCGATCCTGA
- the hpxZ gene encoding oxalurate catabolism protein HpxZ: MEYEINLPDVVAEVTAAFQRYEAALTGNDVAVLDELFWNNPRTLRYGAGENLVGYEAIKAFRLARPSKGLERDLVNTVITTYGRDYATANTEFTRQGETRIGRQSHTWLRLPEGWRIVAAHVSLIAA; the protein is encoded by the coding sequence ATGGAATATGAAATCAATCTGCCGGATGTGGTCGCCGAAGTCACGGCTGCTTTCCAGCGCTATGAAGCCGCACTGACTGGCAATGATGTCGCGGTACTGGATGAACTGTTTTGGAATAATCCACGCACGCTGCGTTATGGTGCTGGCGAAAATTTGGTGGGATATGAGGCAATCAAGGCGTTCCGGCTGGCGCGACCGTCAAAAGGCCTCGAACGTGATTTGGTGAATACGGTGATTACGACTTACGGTCGTGACTATGCGACCGCCAATACTGAATTTACCCGTCAGGGTGAAACCCGGATCGGTCGACAAAGCCATACCTGGCTACGCCTGCCGGAAGGCTGGCGCATCGTGGCAGCGCATGTATCGCTGATAGCAGCATAA
- a CDS encoding LLM class flavin-dependent oxidoreductase translates to MQIHLAAFLIAGNAAHSQVLWRHPQSQAGGFLKLDYYARIAQTLERGKFDLLFFADRLAVSTRYGGDHRYGVSHGDQDATRLDPLPVLGALAAVTSHIGLGATRSTTYSQPYSLAREFSTLDHLSSGRAAWNVVTSVNQGEADNFGLRETLGHDERYDRADEFLEVAHKLWGSWAPDALQLETAKGQYANADLVNPIAYEGKYFNVTGPLNIPSSPQGGPVIIQAGSSHRGQDFAARWAEVVFGIQPDLPRMQRFYQDLKGRAEKFGRSPKDIKVLTALMPFVGKTRAEAEEKLAQHNALVDDPLVGLSTLSSHMNVDFSAYPLDAPIEDLQVAGMQGLFNLVKELSKERKLTLADIGRLYARGVLVPQVAGTAVDIADWMGNIVAQQGADGFVITPAHLPDGFDDFVDLVVPELQRRGQFRLDYEGDSLRSYLQG, encoded by the coding sequence ATGCAGATCCATCTTGCCGCCTTCCTGATTGCCGGCAATGCCGCGCATAGCCAGGTGTTGTGGCGTCATCCGCAAAGCCAGGCGGGCGGCTTTCTTAAACTCGACTATTACGCACGCATTGCTCAAACCCTGGAGCGCGGAAAGTTTGACTTATTGTTCTTCGCAGATCGCCTCGCCGTATCAACCCGCTACGGTGGTGACCATCGCTATGGCGTAAGCCATGGTGACCAGGATGCTACAAGGCTTGATCCCTTACCGGTATTAGGCGCACTGGCAGCCGTCACATCGCACATCGGTTTGGGTGCCACGCGTTCTACCACCTATTCCCAACCTTATAGCCTGGCCCGCGAATTCTCCACGCTCGACCATTTGTCATCAGGGCGCGCCGCGTGGAATGTGGTGACCTCTGTCAACCAAGGTGAAGCTGATAATTTCGGTTTACGTGAAACCCTGGGACACGATGAACGTTATGACCGTGCGGATGAATTCCTCGAAGTCGCACATAAGCTATGGGGTAGCTGGGCACCCGACGCTTTGCAATTGGAAACAGCCAAGGGGCAGTATGCCAATGCCGACTTGGTAAATCCGATCGCGTATGAGGGCAAGTACTTCAATGTAACAGGGCCTTTGAACATTCCTTCGTCGCCGCAGGGTGGTCCTGTCATCATTCAGGCTGGGTCTTCGCATCGTGGGCAAGACTTTGCCGCACGTTGGGCGGAAGTGGTATTCGGGATTCAACCGGACCTGCCGCGCATGCAGCGCTTCTATCAGGACCTGAAAGGGCGCGCAGAAAAGTTCGGACGGTCTCCCAAGGACATCAAGGTGCTAACCGCATTGATGCCCTTCGTAGGCAAGACCCGCGCTGAAGCCGAAGAGAAGCTTGCACAGCACAATGCACTGGTAGACGATCCCCTGGTCGGTTTATCGACATTGTCCAGTCACATGAATGTCGATTTCTCCGCCTACCCTCTGGATGCCCCTATCGAGGACTTGCAAGTCGCCGGCATGCAGGGCTTGTTCAACCTGGTCAAGGAACTCTCGAAAGAACGGAAATTGACGCTGGCAGACATCGGTCGCTTATACGCGCGTGGCGTATTGGTACCGCAAGTGGCTGGCACCGCAGTCGACATTGCCGACTGGATGGGAAACATCGTTGCACAACAAGGTGCAGATGGCTTTGTCATTACACCCGCGCATTTGCCGGATGGTTTCGATGACTTCGTCGACCTGGTCGTGCCGGAACTACAAAGACGCGGGCAGTTCCGCCTGGATTACGAAGGCGATAGTTTGCGTAGTTATTTACAAGGCTGA
- a CDS encoding ThiF family adenylyltransferase, with protein sequence MSAKPTDPDSGFQLMLDEEFEAEVHQQHLLVHSVPYVTAERTVAVGTLVCKYVENAGTVLPPNAAAGDNHQVWWIGSFPCRADGTFLTDLVADTQPQSHTVFEGCVAQHQFSNKPDGWTEYPNHYEKVTHYITLIESQAKVIKAEANARTKRVIEPREPDSVFRYADTASVRAEILATSARLKLKRVAIIGLGGTGAYVIDQVAKTPVLEIHLFDGDDFKQHNAFRAPGAATKEDLLKRMKKVDYFLQRYDPMRKGIISHPYYLDAENVTELDGFDFAFVCVDKGKARKTVCEYLIAQGIPFVDVGMDVVMNAGTLELDGTCRVTTATRDKSDHISRCVPMDNDDSDTLYRQNIQVADLNALNAQFAVIKWKQLFGFYEDRFKSFHAAYTVGTQSLTRGEQDEKLTA encoded by the coding sequence GTGTCCGCAAAACCAACCGATCCTGATTCTGGTTTCCAGTTGATGCTGGACGAGGAGTTCGAAGCCGAAGTGCACCAGCAGCATTTACTGGTGCACTCCGTGCCATATGTCACAGCCGAACGCACGGTGGCTGTTGGAACGTTAGTTTGCAAATACGTGGAGAACGCGGGTACGGTCTTGCCGCCGAACGCCGCCGCCGGGGACAACCATCAAGTTTGGTGGATTGGGAGCTTTCCCTGCCGTGCCGATGGCACGTTTCTAACGGACCTTGTCGCCGACACACAGCCACAGTCGCATACAGTGTTTGAAGGATGCGTGGCCCAGCATCAATTTTCGAACAAGCCAGATGGATGGACTGAGTACCCTAATCACTACGAAAAGGTGACGCACTACATCACCCTCATCGAAAGTCAGGCTAAAGTAATTAAAGCCGAGGCCAATGCTCGAACCAAACGCGTTATCGAACCGCGCGAGCCGGATTCGGTTTTCCGATACGCCGACACTGCCAGCGTGCGCGCGGAAATTTTAGCAACCTCGGCACGACTAAAGCTCAAAAGGGTTGCGATAATCGGATTGGGGGGCACCGGGGCATACGTGATCGATCAGGTCGCAAAAACACCGGTATTAGAAATCCACCTGTTCGATGGCGATGACTTCAAGCAGCATAACGCGTTCCGCGCTCCAGGCGCAGCGACGAAAGAGGATCTGCTGAAACGGATGAAAAAGGTCGATTATTTCCTTCAACGTTACGACCCAATGCGTAAAGGTATTATTTCGCACCCCTATTACCTCGACGCTGAGAATGTAACCGAGCTGGACGGCTTTGACTTCGCCTTCGTCTGTGTGGACAAGGGCAAAGCTCGTAAAACGGTTTGCGAATATTTGATCGCCCAAGGTATTCCATTCGTCGACGTCGGCATGGATGTCGTAATGAACGCGGGAACGCTTGAACTTGATGGCACGTGTCGTGTTACCACCGCAACACGCGACAAAAGCGATCACATTTCCCGATGCGTCCCAATGGACAACGATGATTCTGACACGTTGTATCGGCAGAATATCCAAGTGGCTGACTTGAACGCGCTTAACGCGCAGTTCGCGGTCATCAAGTGGAAACAGTTATTCGGATTTTACGAGGATCGCTTCAAGTCATTTCATGCGGCCTACACGGTTGGCACTCAATCGCTTACGCGCGGTGAGCAAGATGAAAAGCTTACAGCATGA
- a CDS encoding WYL domain-containing protein gives MSTSLILPMPHNCELLIDLPKSQIDRLTFIDFRLFFLGELRRPDLVERFSTGAAGATRDIAMYREIAPTNCELDNASKVYRPSKSFTPVFDHSVSRALTALSQGFGEVAAHRTEPLVQCDFLKPLSVPQVDVLATISRAIHRGLAVRLAYSSNTSGASERELVPFALVHNGLRWHARAYDRKSKSFRDFMLTRMSKTTLLENSPARPEEKPENDVQWSRIIELELIVHPNVERPDVVAKDYDMIDGVMNVRVRATNAGYLLRLWNVDCSPGHSATGKEITLCLRDPLVLHAAESAPLAPGYVDLRPKVFAPA, from the coding sequence ATGTCTACATCCCTAATTCTGCCCATGCCTCACAATTGCGAGTTGTTGATCGATCTTCCCAAGTCGCAAATTGATCGACTTACCTTTATCGATTTCCGGCTATTCTTCCTTGGCGAGCTACGACGTCCGGACCTTGTGGAACGGTTCTCCACCGGTGCTGCGGGTGCGACCCGCGATATTGCGATGTATCGAGAGATCGCTCCTACAAACTGCGAACTTGATAACGCCAGCAAGGTCTATCGACCAAGCAAATCGTTCACACCTGTATTCGACCACTCCGTCTCACGAGCCCTTACAGCCTTATCACAGGGCTTCGGCGAAGTCGCGGCCCATCGCACCGAGCCTCTGGTGCAGTGCGACTTTCTTAAGCCATTGAGCGTTCCGCAAGTGGATGTGCTCGCCACAATTTCTCGTGCAATTCATCGTGGTCTGGCCGTTCGTCTGGCTTATAGCTCTAATACCAGCGGTGCTAGCGAAAGGGAACTCGTTCCATTTGCCTTAGTACACAACGGTTTGCGATGGCACGCGCGTGCTTACGACCGAAAGAGCAAGTCATTTCGAGACTTCATGCTGACTCGGATGAGCAAGACCACGCTGCTTGAGAACAGCCCCGCACGACCAGAAGAAAAGCCAGAAAACGATGTTCAATGGTCACGCATCATCGAACTAGAGTTGATCGTCCATCCGAACGTTGAGCGTCCTGATGTCGTCGCGAAAGACTACGACATGATTGACGGCGTTATGAATGTGCGTGTGCGTGCAACGAACGCCGGCTACTTGTTGCGATTGTGGAATGTTGACTGTTCACCAGGCCATAGTGCAACGGGTAAGGAGATCACGCTATGTTTGCGCGACCCGCTAGTCTTGCACGCAGCAGAAAGCGCCCCACTCGCGCCAGGATATGTCGACCTTAGACCAAAGGTGTTTGCCCCGGCGTAA
- a CDS encoding sulfonate ABC transporter substrate-binding protein: MTTTSNKRRLVLQGMAAAALAGTATLGTAAEERTLRIGYQKFNTLNILKGTGNLEKALQPLGWKVKWFEFAAGPQLTEALNLDAIDFGHAADTPSAFANAAGVNAVYLAAEQPYPKGIAIFVAQDSPIRSIKELKGKKIALGRGWNVQYLLVRALEEVGLTYNDIVPAYVTNAADVRAAFQSGNVDAAALWDPFLAGQQITSNPRILRDGSGLSNNRTFHLANPKFVDQNKNIIRILFAELKKTNTWTQAHPQETAELLAPQLGVDVKVLRLATERRNYTTVPIDAGIIQEQQQIVEAFYKLNLIKNPVQVKDKVYGEVLL; this comes from the coding sequence ATGACAACGACATCAAACAAAAGACGCCTGGTTTTACAAGGCATGGCAGCAGCCGCACTCGCTGGCACGGCAACTCTCGGCACAGCAGCAGAAGAGCGCACTTTGCGCATCGGATACCAAAAATTCAATACGCTGAATATCCTGAAGGGTACCGGCAATCTGGAGAAAGCCTTACAGCCTTTGGGCTGGAAGGTGAAGTGGTTCGAGTTTGCCGCCGGCCCGCAACTGACCGAAGCCTTGAATCTTGATGCAATTGATTTCGGTCATGCAGCGGATACGCCTTCGGCTTTCGCCAACGCAGCAGGCGTGAATGCAGTTTATCTGGCAGCGGAGCAGCCTTATCCAAAAGGAATCGCGATTTTCGTCGCGCAAGATTCCCCTATCCGCTCGATCAAGGAATTGAAAGGCAAGAAAATCGCGCTGGGACGCGGCTGGAATGTGCAATACCTGCTGGTACGCGCACTGGAAGAAGTCGGGCTGACTTATAACGACATCGTTCCCGCGTACGTCACCAATGCCGCCGACGTACGCGCTGCCTTCCAGTCGGGCAATGTCGATGCCGCAGCCTTATGGGATCCCTTCCTCGCAGGCCAGCAAATCACCAGCAACCCGCGTATCTTGCGCGATGGCAGCGGGCTCTCAAACAATCGCACCTTCCATCTGGCCAATCCAAAGTTCGTCGATCAAAACAAAAACATCATTCGGATCTTGTTTGCCGAGCTGAAGAAAACCAATACCTGGACCCAGGCGCACCCGCAGGAAACCGCAGAACTATTGGCACCGCAATTGGGTGTGGACGTGAAGGTACTGCGTCTCGCCACCGAGCGACGCAACTATACGACCGTGCCTATCGACGCCGGCATTATCCAGGAACAGCAACAGATCGTCGAAGCTTTCTATAAATTGAATCTGATCAAAAACCCGGTACAAGTGAAAGACAAGGTCTACGGCGAAGTATTGCTGTAA